One genomic window of Medicago truncatula cultivar Jemalong A17 chromosome 1, MtrunA17r5.0-ANR, whole genome shotgun sequence includes the following:
- the LOC11417333 gene encoding sugar transport protein 13: MAGGGFTTGSSDVIFEAKITPAVIVSCIMAAFGGLMFGYDIGISGGVTSMPSFLKEFFPQIYEWIQAPKNESNYCKYDNQMLQLFTSSLYIAALVASMIASPVTRKLGRKLTMLLAGIFFIAGTALSALAGTLSLIILGRIILGCGVGFANQAVPVFLSEIAPTRIRGALNIMFQLNITIGIFIANLVNWFTSKMEGGYGWRISLAGAIIPAVMLTVGSLIVDDTPNSLIERGFEEKGKAVLRKIRGVENIEPEFEDILRASKVANEVKSPFKDLVKSHNLPPLIIAICMQVFQQFTGINAIMFYAPVLFNTLGFHNDASLYSSVITGGVNVLCTLVSVYFVDKVGRRVLLLEACVQMFVSQVVIGVVLGMKVTDHSDSLSKGYAMLVVVMVCTFVASFAWSWGPLGWLIPSETFPLETRSAGQSVTVFTNMLFTFLIAQAFLSMLCHLKFGIFLFFSAWVFVMGVFTVFFIPETKNIPIEDMAEKVWKQHWFWKRFMH; this comes from the exons ATGGCTGGTGGAGGATTTACAACGGGTTCAAGTGATGTAATTTTTGAGGCGAAGATCACACCAGCCGTCATAGTATCTTGCATTATGGCTGCTTTCGGTGGTCTTATGTTTGGTTATGATATTGGTATTTCAG GGGGTGTGACATCAATGCCTAGTTTCTTGAAAGAGTTTTTTCCACAAATATACGAATGGATACAAGCACCTAAAAATGAAAGTAACTACTGCAAATATGATAATCAAATGCTTCAATTGTTCACATCTTCTCTTTACATCGCTGCCTTGGTAGCCTCCATGATTGCATCCCCGGTAACTAGAAAGCTTGGACGCAAACTTACTATGTTGCTTGCTGGAATTTTCTTCATTGCTGGCACTGCCTTAAGTGCTTTAGCAGGCACCCTTAGCCTCATCATTCTTGGCAGAATCATACTTGGTTGTGGTGTTGGTTTCGCCAATCAG GCTGTGCCAGTTTTTCTATCTGAAATAGCACCAACAAGAATTCGTGGAGCACTTAACATTATGTTTCAGCTGAACATTACCATAGGAATTTTCATAGCAAACCTTGTCAACTGGTTTACATCAAA AATGGAAGGTGGATATGGGTGGAGAATATCATTGGCCGGAGCAATCATTCCAGCAGTTATGCTTACAGTGGGGTCTCTCATAGTGGATGATACTCCCAACAGTCTCATTGAAAGGGGTTTCGAGGAGAAAGGGAAAGCCGTTCTAAGAAAGATTCGTGGTGTtgaaaatattgagcccgagtTTGAAGACATACTCAGAGCTAGTAAAGTGGCTAATGAGGTCAAGAGCCCCTTCAAGGATCTTGTTAAGTCCCACAATCTCCCTCCTTTGATAATTGCCATATGTATGCAG GTCTTCCAACAATTCACCGGCATCAATGCAATCATGTTCTATGCTCCAGTATTGTTCAACACTTTGGGATTTCACAATGATGCTTCACTTTACTCATCAGTGATCACAGGAGGTGTGAATGTCCTCTGCACCTTAGTGTCTGTATATTTTGTGGACAAAGTTGGGAGAAGGGTACTTCTATTGGAAGCATGTGTACAAATGTTTGTGTCGCAAGTTGTAATCGGCGTAGTGCTTGGGATGAAAGTCACAGATCACTCAGATAGCTTAAGCAAAGGCTATGCAATGTTGGTGGTGGTTATGGTATGCACATTTGTTGCATCTTTTGCATGGTCATGGGGTCCACTTGGTTGGTTAATTCCTAGTGAGACATTTCCTTTGGAGACTAGATCAGCTGGACAAAGTGTGACTGTGTTTACAAACATGTTGTTCACTTTTCTTATTGCTCAAGCTTTCTTGTCCATGTTGTGCCACCTTAAGTTTggaattttcttgtttttctctgCTTGGGTTTTTGTCATGGGAGTTTTCACGGTATTTTTTATTCCAGAGACAAAGAATATACCCATTGAAGATATGGCTGAGAAAGTATGGAAACAACATTGGTTCTGGAAGAGGTTTATGCATTGA